A genomic segment from Octopus sinensis linkage group LG4, ASM634580v1, whole genome shotgun sequence encodes:
- the LOC115210241 gene encoding zinc finger protein 271-like, which produces MPKAICKKSSHHCDICGKSFRSGSQLTIHKRIHTGEKPFHCDICGKSFSQYGILSRHKRIHTGEKPYSCDTCGKSFSHSNGLVNHKRIHTGEKPYCCDVCGKSFSQSSTLMRHERTHTGEKPYHCDICGKSFALNSGLTSHKRVHTGEKLFHCDICGKSFSNPKVLRCHKRIHTGEKPYNCDICGKSFSVRSALTSHRRIHTGEKPYHCDVCSKSFSVSSALTTHKRIHTGEKPYHCDICGESFSSHYILCNHKRIHTGKKPYHCDICDKYFSQNSTLAKHKRIHTGEKPFRCYICGKSFSQMHCLSKHKRIHTGERPFHCDVCAVLTNHKRIHTGEKPFHCDSCGKSFTLQPLGR; this is translated from the exons ATGCCGAAAGCTATATGTAAAAAATCATcacatcattgtgatatttgtggtaaatcattcaggTCAGGTAGTCAGTTGACTATACACAAGCGTatacatacaggtgagaaaccatttcactgtgatatttgtggcaagTCATTCTCTCAATATGGTATTCTatctagacacaaacgtattcatacaggagagaagccatattcctGTGACACCTGTGGCAAATCCTTCTCTCATAGTAATGGCTTAGTtaatcacaagcgtattcatacaggggagaaaccatattgctgtgacgtctgtggtaaatcattctcacagagTAGTACGTTAATGAGACAtgaacgtactcatacaggggagaagccatatcactgtgatatctgtggtaaatcatttgcttTAAATAGTGGCTTAACGTCtcataaacgtgttcatactggagagaagttatttcactgtgatatctgtggtaaatcattctctaacccTAAAGTCTTACgttgtcacaaacgtattcatacaggagagaagccatataactgtgacatctgtggtaaatcattctctgtaagaaGTGCCTTAACTTCTCATaggcgtattcatactggagagaagccttatcactgtgatgtctgtagtAAATCCTTCTCTGTAAGTAGTGCCTTAActactcacaagcgtattcatactggagagaaaccatatcattgtgatatctgtggtgaatcattctctagcCATTATATCTTATGtaatcataaacgtattcatacagggaagaagccttatcactgtgatatttgtgataaatacTTCTCACAAAATAGTACCTTAGcaaaacacaaacgtatacatacaggagaaaaaccatttcgGTGTTAtatttgtggcaaatcattttctcagATGCATTGCTTAtccaaacacaaacgtattcatacaggggagcgaccatttcactgtgatgtctgtg CTGTTTTAACTaaccataaacgtattcatacaggagagaagccgtttCATTGTGATagttgtggtaaatcattcact ttacAACCACTTGGACGCTAA